The Desulfobacterales bacterium DNA segment GCAGGTGACGTTTTATCATCCTTGAGCTGACAGACCGTGCCGAACAGCAGGAAATCGGCCCCCAGCTGGTCCCGGGTCTGCAGGATATTCCTGCTGTCAAAATAACCGGCCCGCCGGATCCGGTTCCGGCTCAGATAGGCGATCACCTCCGGCTCCGGGACCAGTTCGACACCCCTGTCCGCCAGTTTACGGGCAAGATAATCGGTCAATTCAAGGCTGACCCCGTTCCTGCCGCCGCGGCTCAGATCCTCAAGGGGAATAACCGCAACGGTCACCGCCCCGCCAACAGAGGCGGTACAGAGCAGCAAGACGGCAAGGGTCCAGACAACCACATGCCTGCGCACTATTCTGTACTCTTTCAGGTCCATACTGTCACCCGATCATTGCCTTGCCGTCCATCTTCCCCTGATCTTTGTCCGCTTACCGTATCTCTGCCAGAAGATCATTGATCAATGCCACCGTGACCTGGTACTGGTCACGGGGCTCAATCCCCAGGAGTCTGGCGGAAAGCGTCTCGCCGCTCCGGTAGCCGCTGGCCTGGTATAGAATAGTGCCGGAATCGGCCGCCACCAGCCGCAGGGTAAGGGCCACCTCCGGGAACTGGTAGGTGCCTTTTCTGGTCTTTTCATACTGGTCGACCGAGCCCAGGAGAAACGCCTCCACATTGAGGCGCTGGCCAAGGCGCTTCAAGATCGCCGGATCAATGGGATCATCGGCCTCGATCGCCTCCTCAGCCAACTTGCTGTCAACAATGGTGTTGTCCACCATGTCGAAAAGACCCATGGCCAGAATCTGGGTGCCGACCAGTTCCCGGACCCGCCGGGCGGAATACCTGTCGCTGGTATTATTGGCAAACGGCAGTACGGCTATCTGTCCGACCAGGGCCAGGTCCACCTCCCCCCGCTGATAGCTTGCCGTGTGCCTGCCGGCGGCGCATCCCGACCCAAGCAGCCCCAGTATCAGTATCAGTACCAAAAAATAATTCCGCTGCATTATTCCCCTGTCCCCTTGTTTCCTGTTCATCTCAACAAAATTCTTAAAAAACGTCGGGTTCTCCCCGGCTTCATAACCGTATGCCGGACGCTTTATGGGAAAGTTTCCATCCTTAACCAAGCGGCGAAGCCGCGTTATATCCAAATCGCGGTCACGCGATTTGGATGAAGGCCGGCACGGAGCATATGCCGAACAGTTTTCCAGCAATGGCCAATGATTTTCATGCGTCGTTGTGCCCTCCTGGGCATGGCCGTTAGTTCCTGTTCGAAAAGTTCATATTCAAGCGGCTGATCACGCTCCAGGGATCATCCCCCTCCCTGATCTGGTAATTGCCAGTGGCATGCAGGGACAACTGCCGGCTGATGCTCCAGTCCCAGCCCAGGTTGAGCAACTGCGTGGTCTCGGCGGCAACCAGGATGTTATACCCGGCCCGCATCTGCATGGTTCTGGTCAGTTTCATCGCCAGGTCGGTATTGAATCGGCCGCTGTTGTCGCCTGGATCGGAGATGGTGTAGAAACCGCTCATCCGTAAAGAAGTCAGGTCGGAAAGACGCCAGGCCAGGGAGGTCCTGGTTTCAAGGGTAGTGACTGTCCCGGAACCGCTTGACCAGGTGTTGTTATAGCCCTCGGATAAATCAACGGTCAACCTCGGGTTGAAACGGGCGGTCGCTCCCAGGAGCGTGGTAAAGGCCCTTGATTGGGTTTGCGACCGCGGGTTGCCGGTCTCGGAATAACTGACATTAAGCCGGGAGTTCAGGTCCCGGTACAAGTCCGCGGTGGCGCCCAGGACAGCGCTGTTGGTTTCGGTGGTTCGCGAACCGTTGAGAAAATACTCGGCCCGATTGACCCCCAAATCAACCAGCACGGTATCCAGGGGCGCCAGGGACAGACCGGCCCCGTAGTTGCGGGCGATACTGTTCTGCGACCCGCTTGCCAACCGCCGGTTGTCGCTGATATAGTAACGGGAGGAAAGCGTCGGGCTGATGACCCAGCCCAGGTTGGCGGTCTGGTTCACGGTCTCCGAGTTGTCCCCCGGCGCCGGCCGGGCAACCCCCAGGGACATGCTGTAGGACAAGGTGGTGGCCATGGTCGGCCGGGCCGACACGCTGACATCGGTCTTGTAAAAATCAGTATCCCGGGCCTGCTCAAGGAACGAACCGGTGCCGGCAATATCCCGGAACACCTCGACCCTGGAAAAGGTGACAGCGGCGGGAATCGGTGGCAGCAACACCGCGTTCTGCCGGACAATGAACTTGATCTCCAGCCCGGCCACCCCGGCCACTACGGCCTCGAACCGCAAAAGGGTCGCATTGTAGACGGGAACGAACCCCGCGGTCATCAGGGTCCAGGTGCCCCCGAGATCATTGCTGATATAGAGATCCCAGGTCAGGTTGGCGACATTATCGGTCTGATCCACGCCATTGGTGTACAGATAGATGGTATTGCTGTTACGCAGATCAGACTGGGTGATCGCAATCCCTATCGGCTGCAACGGGTCGGTGGTGGCCGGCAACAACCCCAGGGCCCCGGCAGCAGTGACAGTGGGATTGGAATCAGGGCCGCCATTAACGGTCGGGGCCGGGAACTGGACCGAGGCCGTGCCGCTGATGATGATATCCCTGGTCTCCCGGTGATTCAGGGTTGCGGTCTGCTGCAGATTCACGCTCAGCCGGTCGTCCCAGAATTGGCGGGCCGCGCGCAGCCGGGCAAAATGGGTCATGGACCGGGCCTCGCTTATCCGGACCAGGTTTTCATCCTTGGCCAGGGAGTAGGAGTAATAAAGATCAACCGGGTCCAGATTCAACCGGCTGGTAAAATTGAGATTCGAGTTTTCCAGATTAATGGTGCGGGGATTGGAGTCGTCTTGCTGGCGGCTATGATTGACCGACAGGCCCAGCGACGGCCAGAACCTCTTTTGCCAGGCGCTCCGCCAGGTTGCATACAGGGTGCGCCGGCTGGTGTCGATGCTCTCCGAATTCATGCTCTCACTGGCGGTTCCGGTCAGGTTGAAATGAAAGATATCGTTGGTGATCAGAAAAGAGAGGGTCGGCTGCAGATTCTCGGTAAGGGTCGAGACCACGGAACCGGTTTCATTCCTGGAATAGCGCAGCGAACCTTTCAAGGACATGGCGGACGACAGAGAAAACTGGTCGTCGATCTGCATGTTCTCGTAATTTCTGTATTTCTCCGGGGATTGCCACTGATTTTCATAGGAACTCATCCCATTGAAGACAATGACGGGCCCGGCAATTGCCGGGCCACCCAGGCCCGGCAGGACGGCAACAACCAGCACCAGGAGGAACAGGCCGATCCCGCCGGCTGGGCTCCGGCCCGGTCCGCTGGTTGCGTAAAATTTCGGCAGCGCTTCCCCATGTGGCCGTAATGATGTCATCTGTAGGCGATTAGTTGATCAAGGAACGAACACCGCACCGGTCCGTTATGCCGCGAGCCGCGGGAAATACCCCTCCGGCCGCCCGCACCCGTAACCCCGGGTGCGGATTCACCCCCGGGGTCCGGACCCCGGGGGTGTGGCTTCAACTGAAAACAAGCCTAGCCGTCCTTGGTGCTGTGACAGACAAAGCAGCCCTTGCCCTGACCGGCTCCGGTGGTCTTGACAATCATATCGGAATACTGCCAGCGCAGCAGGTCGGCATAGGGTGAGCCATGGGCCCGGTGGCAGGAGATGCAGGTAACCAGGCCGTTGCCCGCGGTCTGCACCGTTCCGTCCACCAGGGTGATACTGGCATTGCTGGTAGCCACCGGCACAATGGGATCATAGGTTGCATAGGCGGTATACTCGCTGCCCTGGGCCTGGAGGTCGATATCCACCGGATGCCGGTACCACGGTGATCCAAAGACGGAGGCAGCGGCGCTGGTCAGACCGTCGGCACTGGCCGCCGTGGCCTCACTGTGGAAAATACCGTGGCAGGTGCCGCAGTAATAGGACATGGTGGTGGTCAGACTCTTCAGATCCGATGACCTGGCCTCGCCGAAGTACTGGTTGTGGGCCGTATTGTCAGGGGCTAACTCATAGTCCGAGTCCTCCCGTCCCTTGATCCCCAGCAGGAAGCGGAAGCTGTTGCCCACCGTGCTGGCGGTATCCGTCAAACCATCGGTATTGTCATGGTGAGCCCCTTGCAGGGTGGCGCTGCCATGGTCGCCATGGCAGCCGTTGGCGCCGTAGCAGCGCAGTTGCTCGTTGACACTGCCCCAGCCGTTGCCGGCGTCGGCATCGGTGCCGCCGGCCGGCATGCCGGTCCGCCAGCCGGGCGGGGCGTAACCTATGGCGCCGTCCACCGCGGCAATGCCCAGGACATTATGGCCGGTGTTGTCGGTATTGCCGCCGGAATCAGCCACCCAGTAGAAATCACCGCCGGCCAGGGTGTTGCCGGTCGTGCCGTTCCAGTAGGTGGGCGCGACCGAGGTGTAGACAATGGGCCGGCCACTGTTTGAGGTGAGGCTGGTGCCGTCGGAGACGTTGGCGGTAGCGCTCTGGTGACAGCCGAGACAGCTGGACACCCGGGCGACTCCGGCCCCGGCGGCGGTGGCCGAGTCGGCGTCATTGGCCTCGGTCAACTGCGAGCCCATGGTTGTTGACGCGGTTCCATCCTGACTTCCGTGCATGGTATGGCAGTTATAGCACTCGCCGACCGCCCAGGCCGACACCGCGGATGCCAAAACCATCGCGCCGGTCCATAATCCGATCCGTTTCCATTGAAGGGACTTAAGATTCATCCAGCTATCCTCCTTGTTAAGATATGTTCTTCCCCGAGCCACTTTGTCGTGACTCCAACCTTGTTTTTCTCGGCACTGATGGTCCCGACCCCGAATTCTTCACCCTTTCGAATGACTCGTGCCACCGGGAAACAGGCCTAATAATATTATAAAAGCATTTTTCATGCCACTGATCCGCAAACCGATCTTTTTACATCATCCGGAACCACAAATTGTCGGTCTCGCAACAACCCGCTCGACGGACGTGATTCGTCTTGTAACTTGTTGATTTTATTGGGTAGCATTTGAAGCCTTTCGGGTTGTTACGAGTTCATCACAAATTAATGCGGCAACAACTCCTGACAAAGGCTCCTGACCGGAATCCGCTCAGAATTCCCCGCAGGATAAATACTGTCTTTTCCCTCAAAAAAATGCTGAACTGACAATAATTGTCAGTATCATCTTTGTCGGTCTCGCAACAACCGCGAGACGGACGTGACTAATGTTGTAACTTGTTGATTTTATTCGGTGGCATTTGAAACTTTCGGGTTTTCTACGAGTTCATCATCTTTCAATGACCTCAAAGACCTGCAACCTTTGATTCGACATCTCCGACACGATCACATGCCCATCGGCGTCGACCGCAATCCCGTTGGGGTAGGAAAAAACCCCGGGAGTGGAGCCGATCCCGCCGAATTCATGCAGAAATTCACCTTCCAGCGAATAGATCAACACCGCATGCCGCATGTAGTCGACAACATAAACCAATTGCCGCTTTTCATCAACCGCAATCCCCCTGGGCCGGCTCAGCTTGCCGTAAGAACCGCCGCCC contains these protein-coding regions:
- a CDS encoding CsgG/HfaB family protein produces the protein MVLILILGLLGSGCAAGRHTASYQRGEVDLALVGQIAVLPFANNTSDRYSARRVRELVGTQILAMGLFDMVDNTIVDSKLAEEAIEADDPIDPAILKRLGQRLNVEAFLLGSVDQYEKTRKGTYQFPEVALTLRLVAADSGTILYQASGYRSGETLSARLLGIEPRDQYQVTVALINDLLAEIR